In Oncorhynchus kisutch isolate 150728-3 unplaced genomic scaffold, Okis_V2 scaffold3826, whole genome shotgun sequence, a single genomic region encodes these proteins:
- the LOC116371913 gene encoding gastrula zinc finger protein XlCGF17.1-like, with protein sequence MASVKLEDCSQTLELNANIKDEEEEEKIGTSVSHDYVQTNIHSLGPDCGSEAQFALQDPEMTSVKLEDCSQTLELNVIIKDEEEEEEEEEEKIRESVSHGNHGATFSASREQQQEDHSAKRSHHCPHCEEIFPFLSKLKIHLKIHTGENLYSCTDCGKDFTTLEVLIIHQRVHERIHTGEKPVSCSDCGKSFSLLSNLKRHERIHTGEKPYCCSDCVKCFTTSTELKRHQRTHTGEKPYSCSDCGKSFSQLSNLKAHVRIHTGENPYSCSDCGKRFSLLSNLKSHERMHTGEKPYVCSDCVKCFTTSTELNRHQRTHTGEKPYSCSDCGKRFSRLSTLKRHQGQQKGPLI encoded by the exons atggcatcagtgaagctggaagactgcagtcaaacactggagctgaatgccaacattaaagatgaagaagaggaggagaagattgggacatctgtttctcatg ACTATGTCCAAACCAATATTCattcactgggtcctgattgtggcAGTGaagcccagtttgcactgcaggatccagagatgacatcagtgaagctggaagactgcagtcaaacactggagctgaatgtcatcattaaagatgaagaagaggaggaggaggaggaggaggagaagattagggaatctgtttctcatg GAAACCATGGTGCCACGTTCTCTGCATCTagagagcaacagcaggaagatcATAGCGCTAAGAGATCTCAtcactgcccacattgtgaggagattttcccatttctatcaaagctgaaaatacacctaaaaatacacacaggagagaatctGTATTCCTGTACTGACTGTGGCAAGGATTTCACAACATTAGAGGTTCTGATCATTCATCAGAGAGTGCATGAAcggatacacacaggagagaagcctgtgtcctgctctgactgtggaaagagtttctctctaCTGAGCAACTTAAAACGACATGAACgcatacatacaggagagaagccttactgctgctctgactgtgtcaaatgcttcacaacatcaactgagctaaaacgtcatcagagaacacacacaggagagaagccttactcctgctctgactgtggaaagagtttctctcaactgAGCAACTTAAAAGCACATgtacgtatacatacaggagagaatcCTTACTCCtgttctgactgtgggaagaggttcTCTCTACTGAGCAACTTAAAATCACATGAACGTAtgcatacaggagagaagccttacgtatgctctgactgtgtaaaatgcttcacaacatcaactgagctaaatcgtcatcagagaacacacacaggagagaagccttactcctgctctgactgtggaaagaggtTTTCTCGACTAAGCACCTTAAAAAGACACCAAGGTCAACAGAAAGGACCATTgatctga
- the LOC116371915 gene encoding gastrula zinc finger protein XlCGF7.1-like yields the protein MASVKLEDCSQTLELNVIIKDEEEEEEIGTSVSHDRLRLSLRPVTSTVRTNPACLSPSTLSPNLQSQGPDCDSGAQFALQDPEMASVKLEDCSQTLELNVNIKEEEKFRTTVSHGDHVEIFSTSREQQQEDHRAKRSHHCPHCEEIFPFLSKLKIHLKIHTGEKPYSCSDCGKCFKTSTVLKLHQRTHTGEKPYYCSDCGKRFKTSTQLKVHQRTHTGERPFFCPDCGTSFSQLSHLKTHERIHTGEKPYYCPDCGKRFKTSNELKVHQRTHTGEKPYVCSDCGKCFTTSTDLKVHQRTHTGEKPYSCSDCGKSFSHQCNLKTHQRIH from the exons atggcatcagtgaagctggaagactgcagtcaaacactggagctgaatgtcatcattaaagatgaagaagaggaggaggagattggTACATCTGTtagtcatg ACCGACTCCGATTAagtctgaggccggtaacatcaacagtgaggacaaacccagcctgcctctctccttccacactgagtccaaacctacagtcacagggtcctgattgtgacagtggagcccagtttgcactgcaggatccagagatggcatcagtgaagctggaagactgcagtcaaacactggagctgaatgtcaacattaaagaggaggagaagttTAGGACAACTGTTAGTCATG gagaccatgttgagatattctctacatccagagagcaacagcaggaagatcacagagctaagaggtctcaccactgcccacattgtgaagagattttcccatttctatcaaagctaaaaatacacctaaaaatacacacaggagagaagccttactcctgctctgactgtggaaaatgcttcaaaacatcaacgGTGCTAAaacttcatcagagaacacacacaggagagaagccttattactgctctgactgtggaaaacgtTTTAAAACATCAACtcagctaaaagttcatcagagaacacacacaggagagaggcctttcttctgccctgactgtggaactagtttctctcaactttcccacttaaaaacacatgaacgtatacatacaggggagaagccttattaCTGCCCTGACTGTGGAAAACGTTTTAAAACATCAaatgagctaaaagttcatcaaagaacacacacaggagagaagccttacgtctgctctgactgtggaaaatgcttcacaacatcaactgatctaaaagttcaccagagaacacacacaggagagaagccttattcctgctctgactgtggaaagagtttttctCACCAGTGCAACTTAAAAACTCACCAACGTATACATTAA